The genome window GCTTTCAGCCACCTGCTCCTCTCCCCAGGGGACCCAGCAGGAGCCCTAATAACCCCTcacacagagagaagaggaaagccTCGTCACATCTATTATGCAGCAGCAATAAGCCCTCCTCCAGACAGCGCACCATAGTTTACAAAGCCCTCCCCTGTCCACCGTGTGGACACCGTGCTCGCTTgttctacaggtgaggaaactgaggctccaggatGTTAAACGACTGACCCAAGCCTAACCGAGGAAGAGTTAGGACGTAAACACAGGTCTCCAGGCTCCCAGGACATCCTCTCCAGGGATGGGGGATGCTGGGATGAGTAAGACAAGGCCCCCAGCCGACAGACAGGAAGATAACTAATTCAGGGGTGCAGAAGACTGAGGGGACTGGTGAGAGGGCAAGCAATCAAGGGGGCTTCCTTAAGAAGGAGGTGACAATGACTCTTGACCCTGAAGGAGGAGGGAGGCGCTGCCCAGCAGAGGAGGAGAGACCCACACTCTAGGGAATGAAGCCCACAGGGCGCACGGTGGAAAGCAGCACAGGGTGGAGAGAGGTGGAGGGTGGAGAGGCAGGGTGTGTAATGGTTGGTGCCTGGGCTCTGACTCCCAGCTCCATCACGTTCCTGCTGTGGGACCCCAGGCAAGTCCCTGAACCTCTCAGCTTCATTTTCTACAACCACAGAATGGGATTAATATTAATAGAACCTAGTTCTCAGAGCTATTACAAAACCCGaaagagttaatacatgtaaagtatttaaaatagtaGCCAACATACAGCTTGCTGTcaaaaaatgttaactattatttttaGGGCTAACTAATAGTCAGTTGATACAAAGCAAATATGGTCTTAGGGGTCCTTTGCCCTTCTGACTGTTGGTTGAATACTTTGACTCTCTCCCCAAGCTTATggttcccacccccctcccccatcctagACTTGCACTCCAGTACCCAGTTGGGATGGGTAGAAGGGAGCAAGTTCGGGAAACCAGTGCAAGGTTGCCATGGTGATGATGCAGCGGGAGGGGGTGTGGATACCCAGCCAAGTCTGGCCAAGGACCCAGGGGCTGAGAAAGGGTCTCTGCTTCTACAAAGCTCACCTCATCACCATCTTTTACTACATAGACCCTGTCTTGGGAGGTCTGTACCCCGCAAATGCCTTGGTGTCAGAGGCAGGTAGGTAGGGGGCAGGAATGGGAGAGGAGGAGACATTGAGAAGGTTCTGCTGGCGTGAGGAAGGCCTGGATCTGTGGAAGGCAGAAGAAGGAATGACTCAGAAGCTGGCAGTCAGTCCTGGATGTAGATTCAAATCCTGGTCCCAGttacctcatctgtgaaatggggagactCCCCCCGACACCCTGGGAGGATGGGACATTTACAACCCTTTTCTTCCTCCATCGCCCACCACTGCTGTGCCCCAGGACAAAGCTGAGTTCAGCCCCTGCCTGCTCTAAAGCTGTCAccatccctcccccttctccctcttcaGTGGAGTGTGACCAGGACCCCCTGGACCCAGTCTACCTGCCGGCGGCCCTGGAGCTCCTGGATGCCCCCGAGCACTTCCGTGTGCAGCAGGTGGGCCGCTATCCACCTGCCAACTCCTCTCTGGGCTCCCGATCTGAGACCTTTCTGCTCCTGCAGCcctggcccagggcccagccacTTCTCCGGGCCTCCTACCCACCCTTCGCCACTCAGCAGGTAAGGAGGGGCCACCAGAGTCTCCTGGGCTAACCGGACTCAGAGCCAAGGTCTGCTGTGTGTGGCTCAGCCCTAGCTGTGCTCCCCATTTTCCAGAGGGGGAAAAGGAGGCCCATAAAGGCTCTCTCCTGCCAGCCTGAGTTTTTGCTTCTCCCCACCCCTTGCTTTGTTGAGCACCCCCGTTCTCCCTCCAGGTGGTCCCTCCTCGGGTCACTGAGCCACAGCAACGGCCAGTCCCGTGGGACGTGCGGGCCGTGTCAGTGGAAGTGGCTGTGACTCCAGCGGAGCCCCACGCCCGCGTCCTCTTCCACCTCAAAGGGCAGGATTGGCCCCCGGGGCCTGGCAGCCTGCCCTGTGCCCGGCTCCACGCCACACACCCTGCAGGCACTGCTCACCAAGCCTGCCGCTTCCAGGTGAGTGGGAGGGCCCCACCTGGGCTGGCCCTGCTGCTGTGTCCACCAGAGGGTGGTCCCGGAGTAGGGAAGAGAGGGCTCACCACTCCTGGGAGGTTTGGAGGTCATGGACCACCTGACTCCATTCCTGCTCTGCTGGCTTTCGCGGGTCCCTCTTATTTAGGGCCCCTTAAGGAGTTCAGTCCATCGtacatgactttgggcaagtaatgtaacctctctgaggctcagtttcctcatcagtaaaatgggataataacagTTTTTACCTCATATTGAGTtggaataaagaataaatgagatgGGTGCAAGAATAGCTTTTGGCACAATTCCTGGCACAAGAGCAATCCCTCAGTGAGTGTTTGTATTATTGTTAGCATTACTTTTATTATTGCAATTTCTGCTCTTTTGCAGTCTAGCACAGGATTCCACTGGAGAGAGGTGTTCTGTGGGCTGTGGGATTCTGAGAGGCCTGAGGATTCTGAGTGGTCGTCAGGGCGGTCCTGGAGCATGATTAGGGGCAGGCGTTGGGGTTGGTTCCCTCTGGAATGAGGCTGTTCCCAAAGGTGGAAGAACGGCCAGTGGACGCGTTCTGAGACCTAGCCTCGGTCGCGTTGCCAGTTGGCTGTGTCACGTGGGATGCGTCTGCGGCCCGTGCTGGCCCTGCTCTCATGGACCCCTGCAGCTCTGGGTTTCCCGCCCTGGGTGCTGGGACTCCCCTCCCCCGCCACGCTGACCATGGCCGTTGTGTCTTTGCAGCCATCCCTGGGCGCCTGTGTAGTGGAGATGGAGTTCCCCTCCCACTGGTTCTCCCAGGGCTCGGCCACGCGGGCCGAGCTGGCCTACACACTGGAGCCGGCAGCCGAGGGCCCTGGGGGCTGCGGCCCCGGCGGTGAGGAGGACCCTGGGGAGCAGGCCCTCCCAGTGGGCGACGTGGAGCTGCGCCCCGCGGACCCCCCACAGTACCAAGAGGTGCCCCTGGATGAGGCAGTGACTCTGCGGGTGCCTGACATGCCCGTGCGGCCCGGTCAGCTCTTCAGTGCCGCCCTCCTGCTTCAACACAATTTCACAGCCAGCGTCCTGACCCTGCGGTGAGCACCGGGCCCCTGGGGGCGGGTCAGAGGCCGGAACCTCTGCAGGAAGACTGTGCAGGTACCTCTTCCTCTTGGGGTCTTTAGTGGAATCCTTGACCTCTGCAAAACATGGGTCCGCCATACCCCCTCCAGGCCAAGCACTGTGATTGCCCTGGCAGCAAGCAGGACCCGGCGACTGGGCACAGCCCTGAACTTGGAATCAGAAGGAGGAAGCTCCCCTCCCCTGGCACTTCCCTGAGACTCCTTTGTCCAGTAGGCTAACGTTGCCCACAGGGCAGTTGCGGCTCCAGGGAGGGGAAACGGGAGAGAGCTTAAAAACTGGGAAGTGCGGTGCCTGGGAGTGGTTAATGCTGGGATGCCCCGGCCGAGGCATTTGCCCTAGTCCCATTCATCTGCATCTTTTCCCTCTTACCACCCTCACCATGGGTCCTTAGCCTTTGGACAGAGCTGGCTCCTCCCCATAGGAAGGCCCTCCTTCCTGTCCCTTTCTTCAGGAagtgccccacccccagccgtCCCCCaccccaatcttttttttttttaattaatttattaatttattaatttttggctgcgtttggtctttgttgctgcacgcgggctttctctagttgcggcgagcgggggctactcttcgttgccgtgtgcgggcttctcgttgtggtggcttctcttgttgcggagcacaggtgcgcgggcttcagtagttgtggtgcgcaggctcagtagttggggctcacggggctctagagcgcaggctcagttgttgtgacacacaggcttagttgctccgtggcatgcgggatcgtcccagaccagggctcgagcccgtgtccctgCACTGGGctgggcagattcttaaccactgccccaccagggaagtcccccctacCCCAGTCTTACTACTGCCAAGGATTTGCAGAGCGTGACTTGCCTATCCCATAATCGGGTTTGTGTGTGTCCCATCCCTGTGTCTCACAGGTGCCTGTCCCATCTCCCTGTCTCTCATGCCCTCCTCTCTCACTCGTATCATTGTTAGATCTCCCTAGACACTTAAAATATGCCAATCCCTGTGTCTCCACTCTGGACCTTCAGAAAAGAGCAAGGCCCCGTCCCCCTCTGGCACTAAGGGACCCCTAGTGGTAGGGAAGGGGATTGGACGGGCATGAACTGGATTATAAGCTCTGATGAAGGTACAAAGTGCTGCACGGGCTGGGGTTaggggggtggaggcaggggaaATTCATCCTGCCACAGGGAGAGCTTAATAAAGGAAATGGTATCTGTGTTGCTGGAGACTTGAAGAATGAGCAGGTGAAGAAAGGAAGGGCAGACCAGGCTGAAGGCACAGCCTGAGCAAAGGCTTAGAGGCTTCAAGGGCATCGTGCTCGTGTACTTTGGGTGCAGCTAAAGCTAAGAGTGCGTGGAGAGCCAAAGAAGAAACTGGACCAGACCCTGGAGGGCCTCGGATGCCAGGCTAAGACTTGACCTCGTGGGTAGTGGGGAGTCATAAGTGGTCTTTGAATGGGTGAGAGCTGTGTGGGAGGACCTGCCATGAGATGCGGTCCTTGTGGGTCAGAGGATGGCGAGGAGGAGATTCAGACTGGAGTCCCTTATCTTCCCGCTCTGATCCAGTCCACACTTCAGCACCCCCCTGACAAACTggacctgtgtccccttcccCAGGATCAAGGTAAAGAAGGGGCTGCATGTGAAAGCTGCCCGCCCAGCCCAACCAGCCCTCTGGACTGCCAAGCTGGACCGCTTCAAGGGCTCCAAGCACCATACCACCCTCATCACCTGCCACCGGGACAGGCCCGCGGGGCCAGACTCCAGGTGGGTACTTACCTCTCACGAGGGGTAGGGCAGGGAGGGATGGTACTAGAGTGCTAGTGGGCAGATTTAGGGGGCccgaggggagggggctgccgGCCCCCATATTCCCATGTAGGCAGGCACAAGAGCAGACTCCTTCGAGGAAGCAGCACAAAGCAGATATATCTTTTGTTCATTCAGCTACTATTTATCCATCCCCAGGTACGTGCCAGGAACAGTGAGTGTCTATGAGTCTTATTCCAGGTGATGACAATCTATCCTGGCCACCCAGTCACAACCCTCACTGCAGCTACCCTGCCTCCCACTATCACCAAATGGGTCCCTTTTTCCCGGCCATTAATATTCCTCCAAAAGCCCAGTTGCAGTTCTTAACACTTATGAACTCTTCTTATTCATGCCCTGAGTCTGGGTCAAGGCCATGCGCTTTGTAGCCCCTGTTTGAATCCTAGTTCTGACACTTTTTGGATAAATAACTTGGGCAAGCCAGTTAAGCACGCCCCCGCCCTACCCCAccagagcctctgtttcctcacttgtgaaatggggataatgatgcaTCCCTTAGGGTTTGTGAAAATAAGGTACCACCCAGCAAGCGTCTAGgctggttcctggcacatagtaggtgcttgatcAAAGGAAACCGTGAGGTTATTTATTATTCAAGGTGTCAAGTGCCAGTTCTGGGACTGGGAAGTGAATCTTCCTACTTGGTAAAAATTGACATTGGTGCTTCATGCCACCCCAATGGCTGTGGAAGACAGAGGCctgagtgcagggggcccaggaagGCAGGAGAGCCAGCAAGCATTCTAGGGGTTGGTAAAGTGGCTCCATGGATCTTGAGCGGATAAGAacttgggctctggagccaggatGCTTGGGTTTAATCCCAGCCCTACCActttttgctgtgtgaccttgggtgagttacaTAACCTCCagacctcagtttgctcatctgtaaaatggggataatcgtAGGACCTACGTCACGAATACAGGAAGCGCTCACAACAGTGCCTGGCCACTCTCAAGCACTCAGATTCTCTCTCTTCTGGCCAGCAGCCCCCTTGAACTGTCCGAGTTCCTGTGGGTGGACTTTTTGGTGGAGAATGGCACTAGTGGGGGCGTGGCGGTCACTCGCCCTGTCACATGGCAGCTGGAGTACCCAGGCCAGGCCCCCGAAGCAGAGAAGGACAAAATGGTGTGGGAGATCCTGGTGTCGGAGCGGGACATAAGAGCCCTCGTCCCACTGGCCAAGGTAAGGGGTCCCCAGCTCTTCCCAGACAGACTGGGGGCCAAGGGAGGTGAAGAGCTTGGGGCTGAGCTCCTCCTGCACCCCCAGGCTGAGGAGCTGGTGAACACGGCGCCGTTGACTGGAGTGCCGCGGCACGTCCCTGTGCGCCTTGTCACCGTGGACAGTGGCGGAGCTCTGGTGGAGGTGACAGAGCACATCGGCTGCGAGTCAGCCAACATACAGGTCCTGCAGGTGAGTGGCACGTACGCGTTTGTGTACGCGTGGCGCACACAGCGTTCCTCCTTCCCCACTCAGGTCCCCAAGAGAACAGCTTCTTCTTGACACCAGTAACCTCATGAGGGGAACCACAGCTTTGGTCCCACCAACTCTCTCCAGAGTCAAGTGGGAGCTGTGCAACCCCCAAACCCCCAACTTAGGCACTTTCACGTTCTTACTGCACTGGCAAATGAACTGACGTGGGagagttaagggcatgtactttatGGTGGGAAAGTTTTCATTTGAAGCCCATCTTTGTTATCAGCTAGCTGTGTGATTGTGGATAagtctcaacctctctgagcctccgtttcctaaGCTTTAAAATGGGAATCTATTTTAGggatgttgtaagaattaaaagcACTCTAAGACAGTATCCAGCAGAGACCAGGGGCTGAACAACGGCAGCTATTGCTGTTATAATCATAATACAATATAATCATTATCGAATGGTAAAAATAATGACATCTATTATTATTGGAGCCTCATAATGACccatgaggttaaaaaaaaggcaGGGCAACACTCCCCATTTTGAATTCCCCTAAGAGGGGAAGCCCAGAGCCTGCATTTCCTAAATTCTGGCCGCCTGAGTGGAGGTGTCTTTGGCTACCTGTGCCAGCACTTTGTCTCTTTGTAAGTGGTTCCTACCTGAGGGTTCACGGTCTGCCGATAGGCAGATAGGTCTGCCTTGCCCTCAGCCTCTGCCTACCCACTCGTACCTGGTGGCTCCAGCACCAAAGCCAGAGGCCAGCACTAACGAGGAGCCAAAGTTGTGGATTCAAACCCTCCTCTGCCAGGAGATTTTGTCCTGTGCAAATAGCCAGTTcccccagctgagccccaggTGAACTCAGGGAAGGACTGTTCCTGCCAGGGTAATGGATCTTGGCTGCATGGGGAAATCTTAATCTGAGGACACGCAttacagaaaaatacagaatgaATTTCAACCGTACCCCTTTCTTATGGTATGGGGGTCAAGAGATGCCCCCCGGTCCATACCTGTCCCGGGTGGCTGAGCCCACCCCCTGTCCTCTGCCCTCCCACAGGTGTCCGAGGCCTGTGACGCTGTGTTTGTGGCTGGCAAGGAGAGCCGGGGTGCTCAGGGGGTGCAGGTGGACTTCTGGTGGCGCCGGCTGCGGGCCTCGCTGCGGCTGACCGTGTGGGCCCCGCTGCTGCCCCTGCGCATCGAACTCACCGACACCACCCTCGAGCAGGTCCGAGGCTGGAGGGTACCTGGCCCAGCGGAAGGGTAGGTGGAGCCCTGGGGAAGCTGGCAGGCCTTGGCGAAGTCGCTCTGGGACTGagggtgcaggggacacagccaTAAGCCCGAGCTGGGGTCTGAAAAACTGCCCGATTGCCTGCGGTTCCTTCTCCCCCTGCCcgcccatcacccagcttctgACCGCTGTTTGTGATTGCCGAcctccactcctctcctccttccctgccttatTTCTCTATAGTACGTATCCCTTTCTAACATACCACGTGATCTGATTAATCTTGTTTGTGGTCTGACTACCCTCCACACTCCTCCCCTAGAATGTAAGCCCTTGAAGGAGggattttgtctattttgttccctGCTGTGTCCTCAAAGCCTAAGATGGCACTTAGTAAATATTGAGGGGATCCCACCAGAGCCCAAGGACGAGGTGGCCTCAGGCCTCTGGAATCTGAGCTCCCAGGCCCTCCAGAGAGTGAGCACCGTGGGTCTCCCCCATAAGAGAGGGTCTCGTCACGCATAACCAGAGTTCCAATTAGGAGTAAGAGGAGGGCGAGAGCGGCTTGATGCCTAGGCAAAGGCACCAGTCAGAAATGGGACTGGGGCGCGGCGCCTGCAGGTGGAAGGACCTGACCACGGAGGTGCGGCTGCGAGCGGGGCTTGGGAAACGTGCGCCCACTAGGAGCCGGGGGCCTCCCTTGGGCGGGGCCCTCGGCCGGCTAGGGGCGGGGCCCGCGCTGACGCCCCGCCCCCGGGCCGCCGCTCCCCGCAGGGTGCTGGAGCCCGAGGCGGCAGGGGCGGAGGAGGCCGAGCGGCGCGTCCGCGGCTGCCGCCTGCAGTACCAGCGCGCCGGCGTGCGCTTCCTCGTCCCTTTCGCGGCCCACCCGCTGGACGGCGGCCGCCGCCTCACCCACCTGCTCGGCCCGGACTGGCTGCTGGACGTGTCCCACCTCGTGGCGCCGCACGCCCGCGTGCAGGACCCGAGCGTAGCCTCGCTGCAGGGAGGCCGCGTCCTGGTGGGCCGGGAGCCCGGCGTCACCTCCATCGAGGTGAGCAGACGGCCTGAAAAGGGTGTAGGTGACTCCCATAATGTTAATGGGTAGGTGTGAAGAGTGTCGGAAGGCCCAGGGTGTACCTGGGGAGGTATGAACCCAGGGGGGTTGGGGATTGGGTCAGAATAGGGCGGCCCGTGTAACGGGGGAAGTCCTCAAAGTATGAAGGGCTGGGGTTGGGTATGTGGGAGCCAGGTCTTGAGGTGCCAAAGGTGGGAAAGCAGCCTGTGCAGATGCTGGGAGCACAAACCAGATCCCTTTGTAAGGGTGCTGGGCTCTCAGAGGGCGGAGGCTGTCTGTGTACGAGGCCCCCCCCCGCACTTCcaactccctctcaccctcaggtGCGCTCCCCGCTATCTGACTCCATCCTGGGGGAGCAGGTGCTGGCTGTGACGGATGACAAGGTCTCGGTGCTGGAGCTGCGGGTGCAGCCAGTGATGGGCATCTCACTTGCCCTAAGCCGGGGCACTGCCCACCCCGGGGAGGTCACAGCCACGTGCTGGGCACAGTCAGCCCTTCCTGCCCCAAAGCAGGTGACAGCTGGGGGGTCAGGGGGATGAGGTCAACATCTCCAGCTGGGGGTTGATAACAGGGGGATGGGAGGTACCTCCACCCTTCACCTTAGGGTTTTCAGGATGAGGACTGACCCCTGTAAGGTAGTGAGCTCTCTGCGGCTGGAGGTGATCAAGCAGTGGCTGGCTGGAGTGTGGCAGTGGGAGGTTATTAGATGGCTCTAACTGAGGACCCTCCCGATGACTCAGACCCCGGGGCTGAGTAGAAGACAGGTGATTGACGCATGTCCCCTCTCTCCCTGTGTTTTGTCCCTCTACCtgtgtctgttttctctctgGTCTCTCCTCCTCCGTGTGGCCTGTCTCTGTGGGAGTGGTCTctgtgtgcatgcgtgcgtgcCCTCGCGTGTCTCTGCCTGTGTCTGTGTGCCCGACAGGAGGTGGCCCTCTCCCTGTGGCTGTCCTTCTCTGACCACACCCTGGCCCCCGCTGAGCTCTACAACCACCGTGACCTGGGACTGTCCGTCTCGGCCGAGGAGCCCGGTGCTGTGCTGCCAGCCTATGAGCGGGGTGCCCAACTCGGGGTGGTGGTGAGTGGGGCGGGCGTCAAGGGGCTGCCCCTGCATGTGGCTCTGCACCCGCCCGAGCCCTGCCGCCGGGGCCGCCACCGTGTGCCCCTGGCCTCTGGCACCGCCTGGCTAGGGCtgtcccctgctcccaccccagcccctgccctcccatCCAGCCCAGCTCAGAGCTCACCGGCCCCAGAGGCCAGCGTGGGTGGAGAACGGCGGGCGGCAGGCAGTGTGGGGGGCAGCGGGGATGTGAGGTACAAGTTTGAGCAGGCAGAGGAGGAGGCCGGGAAGGAGAAGGCAGAAgctagggaggaggaggaggaagaggaggagatggTCCCCGCCCCTCAGCGGGTCACCGAGTTAGAGCTGGGCATGTACGCCCTGCTGGGCATCTTCTGTCTGGCCATCCTCATCTTCCTGGTCAATGGTGTGGTCTTCATGCTGCGCTACCAGCGCAAGGAGCCACCGGACGGTGCTGCTGAccctgcctccccccagccccacaaCTGGGTCTGGCTGGGCACTGACCAGGAGGACCTGAGCCGCCAGCTGGACCGGCAGTCCCCTGGCCtgcccaagggggaggggggctgcccCTGCgagagtgggggaggaggggaggccctGACCCTGGCCCAGGCCCCTGCTGGGGGCACCACCAGCTCCTCGAGCACCCTGGCCAGGAAGGAAGCCGGGGGGCGGCGGAAGCGAGTAGAGTTTGTGACGTTTGCGCCAgcacccccagcccagctgccCGAGGAGCCCGTGGGGGCCCCTGCCGTGCAGTCCATCCTGGTGGCGGGCGAGGAGGACATCCGCTGGGTGTGTGAGGACATGGGGCTGAAGGACCCCGAGGAGCTGCGCAGCTACATGGAGCGGATCCGGGGCAGCTCCTGACCCTccccagcctgcctggcccggcGCCGTCGGCCTCTGGCCTGGGCAGCTTCCTGCTCGTCCTCTGGTGCTGGTCGATGCGAGTCCCCTGCCTGGTCCCTCGCAAGGACTCCCACCCAGGCCCCCGCTGCCCTGCCCCTTGTCATGGACCATGGACGTGAGGAAGGGCTCAGGGCCCTTATTTATGAGAACCATTTCATCCTAATGTTGGGTACAGAATAAACTGAGAAGGAAACCCCAGCTGGGCCTGTGACTGTCTGTTGGGGGAGAGAGGCAAGGGGGGGAGTGGGGGCCGTGTTCAGCCACTGCCCCTCCTGGGACAGCTTtgggaggctgggccctgggccacCCTCTCATAGCGACCAGCGATCCCGATATACAGCAAGGCCGTGGCAGCCTGAATGCCGgccagcaggaagaaatagaggtcCATCCGGCATTTGTTGATGTTCCCTGGGGAAAGGAGGGGTTGGCATTCGGGTCAGGGCAGGGATCCCCCAGCGCTGGCAGCTGAAGCCAAAGTGGGCAATGGGTGGGGTCTGAAAACACAGGGCAGATAGCCCACTAGCATCGGGCTGCCCTAGGTGTCTCCTGTGGCGTCTACAATGCCCTGGTAGCTTGCTGTTCTTTCAGGGGCTTAAAGCTTCATAAGTACCACAGAGAAAGGTGACCCTTAGCCAGAATGGCAGAGTTCCGGAAGCAGGAAGGTGCCTTGGAGGTCTGCTGAGTTCACTGATTCCTTTTGGGCGGTTAGGGTACCTGAGGCTCAGGACAGGACCATGCTGTGGGCGCTGGGCCGGGTTTGGGCGAGAGCCCTGCTCTGAGTCTAGCGTGCCATTTCCATCTGCCTGGGGTCAAAGCACTTGGCAGCTGCCATCACCTTTCCAAGTCGCCCTCCACCCATGTCCCATTCCCGGGGAGGCCCCCCACACTCACCAAAATCCTCCGGGCAGTGTAGCCAGCCCCCCGGCAGTGACAGTAGTGCCACCAGGCTGGAGCCTAACAGCGAGCCCACCCCAGACAGGCAGAAGAAGATGCCCATCATGGCGCCCTGCATGGAACGCGGGGCCTCTGAGTACGCAAACTCCAGGCctgcagagagggaggaaggacgaCCCAAGGGGCTGGTGGAGGAGCAGAGCCTGCTGGGccacagccctcccctcccccagccaggcCTCCCTCTTGGCTTCCCCTGGGTGACCCCTTGCCTCTGCCCTGCTCATCCCCCCTGAACACCTCCACCTGGGTGCTCCCACACTGCTCTgtctcccctcttccccttcctcctgggtCTCCCATTTCAGTGACAGAAGCCCCGTCctcatcctctttctctctcaccctctctgCCCACCTTCAGCAGCATCACCAAATCATTTTGATTCAACCTCAGAAATCTCCCAGTGTCTCCCCCGCCCCATTCCCTCTGCCCTGGGCCACATGAACAAAGGGAAGACAGAGAGGACCGCCTTTGCCCAGAGGCCTTGGAGAGGGCCTCATGGAGGAGAGGGCAGTTAGACTGGGAATTGAAGGGGAAATGGGAGTTCACTTCCAATCTGGGAAATgggaaggcagagggaacagcaaccGCAAAGTCACAGAGGGTGGGGAACATGGCACCAGGGGGACTGTGGGGGAAGGTGGTATGGGAAATGTCTTGTTCACCTCTAATCCCCACTGCCTatcgcagtgcctggcacaaaccAGTGCTGATAAGTCCCCACGGGGTGACTGCAGCCCCGCTCAGAAAACCCCGCCTTCCTCCATGCAGACAAGCTCCAGAGGCTGTGCCCGTGGGACCTCTGACTTGGAGGCACCACCAGGCAGAGCCCATCACCCGTGCGAGAGCAGGGGAGGGGTCCAGCGTACCTGGGATGCTGGCAAAAATCTCACTGATCCCGATGAGCAGGTACTGAGGGGTCTGCCACCAGATGGACAGTGGTGCTGCATAATATGTGTTCTGCCCGATCTGCTGGGACACCGTCTGGTTGTGACTGATGTACTCTAAACGCTCCATCTCCAGGACTcctggtggtggggagaggggctacAGTCAGGCCCACAGTAGGCAGCTTAGCCCATGACAGAGCTTGGCATGTAGTGGGTGTTCACTAAGTAGCCAGTCATTGACTAGGCAGCATGTAAGGAAAAGAACACTGGCCCTCCAGTTCTTCCCTTTTTGCCTTGGCTGCTAGGAAGCTCAGAACTAGGTTTTGCACTCAACAACCGTAACAGCTCTCGTTAATTGAGAGCCTGTTATAGGCGAGGCGTTTAATATGCATTcttgtaagtaagaaagagaaatttaggttAAGTAATCAGCCCtgagtcacacagctgataagtaaTTGGGGCTGTATTTGCACCCCAGCCTGTCTGGTTTCAAAGCCAGCCCCATTCCCATGATATCACATGACTCCTCTACTGCGGCATCAAGTATTACAATAGCGTTTCTAACCTGGCTTTCAAGTTTAGTTTATCTCCTTCCCCTTCACTGCTTAGGAGACAGCTGTGCTCTAGTGGAATGAACACCAGATATGGAATTAGGTGACTTGGGTTCCAAGCCTGGTCCTGCCACtggctagctgtgtgatcttgggccaatcacttaacctctctgagacccAGTTCCCTTATGCAAGAAGTAGGAATAAAAATcccaggattattgtgaggatgaaataggACAAAATGCACTAAAGCATGTAGCTGAAAAAGAATCTAGTTTGGTTT of Balaenoptera ricei isolate mBalRic1 chromosome 8, mBalRic1.hap2, whole genome shotgun sequence contains these proteins:
- the TMEM132A gene encoding transmembrane protein 132A isoform X2, encoding MNVWMAGLAAAAPRGPCGPWLCLLVALALDVVRVECDQDPLDPVYLPAALELLDAPEHFRVQQVGRYPPANSSLGSRSETFLLLQPWPRAQPLLRASYPPFATQQVVPPRVTEPQQRPVPWDVRAVSVEVAVTPAEPHARVLFHLKGQDWPPGPGSLPCARLHATHPAGTAHQACRFQPSLGACVVEMEFPSHWFSQGSATRAELAYTLEPAAEGPGGCGPGGEEDPGEQALPVGDVELRPADPPQYQEVPLDEAVTLRVPDMPVRPGQLFSAALLLQHNFTASVLTLRIKVKKGLHVKAARPAQPALWTAKLDRFKGSKHHTTLITCHRDRPAGPDSSSPLELSEFLWVDFLVENGTSGGVAVTRPVTWQLEYPGQAPEAEKDKMVWEILVSERDIRALVPLAKAEELVNTAPLTGVPRHVPVRLVTVDSGGALVEVTEHIGCESANIQVLQVSEACDAVFVAGKESRGAQGVQVDFWWRRLRASLRLTVWAPLLPLRIELTDTTLEQVRGWRVPGPAEGVLEPEAAGAEEAERRVRGCRLQYQRAGVRFLVPFAAHPLDGGRRLTHLLGPDWLLDVSHLVAPHARVQDPSVASLQGGRVLVGREPGVTSIEVRSPLSDSILGEQVLAVTDDKVSVLELRVQPVMGISLALSRGTAHPGEVTATCWAQSALPAPKQEVALSLWLSFSDHTLAPAELYNHRDLGLSVSAEEPGAVLPAYERGAQLGVVVSGAGVKGLPLHVALHPPEPCRRGRHRVPLASGTAWLGLSPAPTPAPALPSSPAQSSPAPEASVGGERRAAGSVGGSGDVRYKFEQAEEEAGKEKAEAREEEEEEEEMVPAPQRVTELELGMYALLGIFCLAILIFLVNGVVFMLRYQRKEPPDGAADPASPQPHNWVWLGTDQEDLSRQLDRQSPGLPKGEGGCPCESGGGGEALTLAQAPAGGTTSSSSTLARKEAGGRRKRVEFVTFAPAPPAQLPEEPVGAPAVQSILVAGEEDIRWVCEDMGLKDPEELRSYMERIRGSS